From the Xyrauchen texanus isolate HMW12.3.18 chromosome 37, RBS_HiC_50CHRs, whole genome shotgun sequence genome, one window contains:
- the LOC127631049 gene encoding torsin-1A-like translates to MISTVILLALLAVSAEAEFFQFGSISNVSTYYFNYIYCNIWEGDCQPNQDDGTQQVPSGDIWSGFPQYYTGMLTAWYCSMGQCCDSGDCRITNNVTGLERDLQLKLHGQHLSQSVVLKAIQGFIKNPESNKPLTLSFHGWSGTGKNFVARIVADNLYRDGIKSECVRLFIAPFHFPHARLLDVYKGQLREAIRDMVLRCPQTLFIFDEAEKLHPGLIDAIKPYMDHYDNVDGVSYRRAIFLFLSNIGGAAINEVALDFWHSGQNREDIGMEDLEHLLRAEAMEAEGGFAQSELMSGHLIDFFVPFLPLEYRHVKLCARDAYAARGLQPDEGTLDEVAKAMLYIPKEEKLFSAQGCKSIPQRISFFLP, encoded by the exons ATGATTTCAACCGTTATCTTACTCGCACTCCTGGCTGTTTCGGCTGAAGCGGAATTTTTTCAGTTCGGTAGCATTTCAAATGTGTCTACCTATTATTTCAATTACATCTATTGCAATATCTGGGAAGGGGACTGTCAGCCAAACCAGGATGATGGAACCCAACAAG TGCCaagtggggacatttggtcaggGTTTCCCCAGTACTACACTGGCATGCTGACTGCTTGGTATTGTAGCATGGGTCAGTGCTGTGATTCAGGGGACTGTAGGATTACAAATAATGTCACCG GTTTAGAGAGAGATCTTCAGCTAAAGCTCCATGGGCAACATCTGTCTCAGTCTGTGGTTCTGAAAGCGATTCAAGGCTTCATCAAAAACCCAGAGTCAAATAAACCACTGACTCTCTCCTTCCACGGTTGGTCTGGGACAGGCAAGAATTTTGTGGCCCGCATAGTAGCAGACAACCTTTACCGGGATGGTATAAAGAGTGAATGTGTGCGTTTGTTCATTGCCCCGTTCCACTTTCCTCATGCCAGATTGTTGGACGTGTACAAG GGCCAGCTGAGAGAAGCCATTCGAGACATGGTTCTGCGGTGCCCACAGACTCTCTTTATCTTTGATGAGGCAGAGAAGCTTCATCCAGGACTCATTGATGCCATAAAGCCCTACATGGATCACTATGATAATGTGGATGGGGTCAGCTATAGGAGAGCCATATTCCTTTTCCTAAG CAATATTGGTGGTGCTGCCATCAATGAGGTGGCACTGGATTTCTGGCACTCGGGACAGAACAGGGAAGACATCGGCATGGAGGACTTGGAGCATCTTCTTCGGGCTGAAGCCATGGAGGCAGAAG GAGGTTTTGCCCAGAGTGAGCTCATGTCAGGCCATCTGATTGACTTCTTTGTACCATTCTTACCTCTCGAGTATCGGCATGTGAAACTGTGTGCTCGTGATGCATATGCAGCTCGTGGCCTTCAACCAGATGAGGGGACGCTGGACGAAGTGGCCAAGGCCATGTTGTATATACCTAAGGAGGAGAAGCTCTTCTCTGCACAGGGTTGCAAATCAATTCCTCAACGGATCAGTTTCTTTCTACCATAA
- the LOC127630774 gene encoding calreticulin-like, giving the protein MTGLPLLFMTACVALITAESSVYFREQFEDGDSWRSRWVESEHKSDYGKFVLSAGKFFGDAEKDKGLQTSQDAHFYALSSRFADFSNKDQSLVIQFTVKHEQSIDCGGGYIKLFPSGLKQEAMHGDSTYNIMFGPDICGPGTKKVHVIFNYKGKNYLINKDIRCKDDEYSHLYTLIVNPDNTYEVKIDNKKVESGSLAEDWDFLPPKKIKDPEAKKPEDWDEREKIDDPDDKKPEDWDKPENIPDPDAKKPDDWDDEMDGEWEPPMVTNPEYKGEWKPHQIDNPAYKGKWVHPEIDNPEYTPDNEIYKYDSIGVIGLDLWQVKSGTIFDNFFITNDPKLAEDVGNETWGATKEAEKKMKESQEEEERKKHVEEDSNKKEEAKDEEEQEDKEEEEEEEEEEEEEEEEEEEEEEETDSKLKDEL; this is encoded by the exons ATGACAGGGCTACCCTTGCTGTTTATGACCGCGTGCGTCGCTTTAATAACTGCAGAATCATCTGTTTATTTCCGAGAGCAATTTGAAGACGGTG ACTCCTGGAGGAGCCGATGGGTGGAATCAGAGCATAAATCCGACTACGGGAAGTTTGTGCTCTCCGCAGGCAAATTTTTTGGCGATGCTGAGAAAGATAAAG GTCTTCAGACCAGTCAAGATGCTCATTTCTATGCGCTGTCATCTCGCTTTGCGGACTTCAGCAACAAGGACCAGTCCCTTGTTATCCAGTTCACTGTAAAACATGAGCAGAGCATTGACTGTGGTGGTGGCTACATCAAGCTTTTCCCATCTGGTCTCAAACAAGAAGCTATGCATGGAGACTCCACTTATAATATCATGTTTG GTCCTGACATCTGTGGACCCGGCACTAAGAAAGTCCATGTAATCTTTAATTACAAAGGCAAAAATTATTTGATCAACAAAGACATCCGATGCAAG GATGATGAATACAGCCATCTGTACACATTAATTGTCAATCCTGACAACACTTATGAAGTCAAGATTGATAATAAGAAGGTGGAGTCTGGATCTCTGGCAGAAGACTGGGACTTCCTTCCTCCCAAGAAGATCAAGGATCCAGAAGCGAAAAAGCCAGAGGATTGGGACGAGAGGGAGAAAATCGATGACCCTGATGATAAGAAACCAGAG GACTGGGACAAACCCGAGAACATCCCCGATCCTGATGCCAAGAAGCCTGATGACTGGGACGATGAGATGGATGGGGAGTGGGAGCCTCCCATGGTAACCAATCCTGAATACAAG GGTGAATGGAAACCCCACCAGATTGACAATCCTGCTTACAAGGGGAAATGGGTGCACCCTGAGATTGATAACCCAGAATACACTCCTGACAATGAAATCTATAAATATGACAGCATCGGAGTTATTGGACTGGACTTGTGGCAG GTAAAATCTGGCACAATCTTTGACAACTTTTTCATTACCAATGACCCAAAGCTGGCAGAAGATGTTGGCAATGAGACTTGGGGTGCCACAAAG GAGGCTGAGAAGAAAATGAAGGAAAGTCaagaagaggaagagaggaagaAGCATGTGGAAGAGGACAGTAACAAAAAGGAGGAAGCAAAGGATGAAGAAGAACAGGAGGAtaaggaagaggaggaagaagaagaagaagaagaagaagaggaggaggaggaggaggaggaagaagaggaggaaacAGACTCTAAACTCAAAGATGAGTTGTAG